A genome region from Glutamicibacter arilaitensis Re117 includes the following:
- the pknB gene encoding Stk1 family PASTA domain-containing Ser/Thr kinase, with protein MSDNEALPPGLPRLINDRYEIESLIGRGGMADVYLATDEVLSRKVAVKVLRPDTASNPMVVNRFRREARAVAGLSHPNIVSVYDTGELPATDFHRDRLPFMVMEYVTGHTLKQVIASGDIDAAFAVHVTRGVCDALDHSHHKNVVHRDIKPANVMVTDAGHVKLMDFGIARAVDTSATMTQTAAVVGTAQYFSPEQARGEQVDFRSDIYSVGCLFYELMTQEPPFTGDSPVSVAYQHVGEIPSTLSDVKDGVDPIFDPIVSKVLSKERDDRFQTAGAFAAALEDALNGIEFHDEQSAPSTYTLPIYGTHSETETSFIAQSAPHTSQHPVFAEEEAHGSERRNKSNRGLIILLTIIALLAVGIASFLVIRSIQTEAEKRAPVAVPKVLEMTEDDARAALRDATFQVRVEHEFSDDVEQDKATRTEPEEGAMASKDSTVTLFISDGSEQRTIPKDLANQSETAARDALREAGLEVGEVSRKNSATIPTDWVIGTTPELGSKVKAGSEVDLILSTGMVTVPVVTEMSRKEAEEKLGAEDIGLEAQFDEVVTADYAEGTLFKQSPAARDDVPQGSLVKISVAKAPEPEPEPTEESSPPESESPDSEESDDSTDESSPSGEDSPPSSGNGPPDRPGPPRENG; from the coding sequence ATGAGCGACAATGAAGCTTTGCCTCCCGGCTTGCCACGGTTGATCAATGACCGCTATGAGATCGAATCGCTGATTGGCCGCGGCGGCATGGCAGATGTATATTTGGCCACCGACGAGGTCCTCTCGCGCAAGGTCGCCGTGAAGGTGCTGCGCCCGGACACTGCCAGCAACCCGATGGTGGTCAATAGATTCCGCCGTGAAGCCAGGGCTGTTGCCGGCCTGAGCCACCCGAACATCGTTTCGGTGTACGACACCGGCGAGCTTCCGGCCACCGATTTCCACCGTGATCGCTTGCCTTTCATGGTCATGGAATACGTCACCGGCCATACCCTGAAGCAGGTTATTGCTTCGGGGGACATTGATGCCGCTTTCGCAGTTCACGTAACCCGCGGCGTGTGCGATGCCTTGGACCATTCGCATCATAAAAATGTTGTCCACCGTGACATCAAGCCTGCCAATGTGATGGTGACCGATGCCGGTCACGTGAAGTTGATGGACTTCGGCATTGCGCGAGCAGTGGATACTTCGGCAACCATGACGCAGACCGCTGCCGTGGTTGGCACTGCCCAGTATTTCTCTCCTGAGCAGGCACGTGGTGAACAGGTCGATTTCCGTTCGGATATCTACTCCGTTGGCTGCTTGTTCTATGAGCTGATGACCCAGGAGCCTCCGTTCACCGGTGATTCACCGGTTTCGGTCGCATATCAGCATGTTGGCGAAATCCCGTCGACCCTCAGCGACGTCAAGGACGGCGTTGATCCGATCTTCGACCCAATCGTTTCCAAGGTTCTGTCCAAGGAACGCGATGATCGATTCCAAACCGCCGGAGCGTTTGCCGCGGCCTTGGAAGATGCGCTGAACGGCATTGAATTCCATGATGAGCAATCAGCGCCATCCACCTACACTCTGCCGATCTACGGCACGCACAGCGAGACTGAGACCAGTTTCATTGCGCAGTCAGCTCCGCACACCAGCCAGCATCCAGTTTTCGCCGAAGAAGAAGCCCATGGATCCGAGCGGCGCAACAAGTCCAATCGCGGCTTGATCATCTTGCTGACCATCATTGCCTTGCTCGCTGTTGGTATCGCAAGTTTCTTGGTGATTCGCTCGATTCAAACCGAGGCCGAGAAGCGGGCACCGGTTGCCGTACCCAAGGTCTTGGAAATGACTGAAGATGATGCACGGGCCGCGTTGCGCGACGCCACTTTCCAGGTGCGTGTGGAACATGAATTCAGCGATGATGTAGAGCAGGACAAGGCAACCCGCACCGAGCCTGAAGAAGGCGCCATGGCTTCCAAGGACTCCACGGTGACCTTGTTCATCTCTGACGGTTCCGAGCAGCGCACGATCCCTAAGGATCTGGCGAACCAGTCGGAGACCGCTGCTCGCGATGCTCTGCGTGAGGCAGGCTTGGAGGTTGGTGAAGTCAGCCGCAAGAACTCGGCAACTATTCCAACCGACTGGGTCATTGGCACCACCCCTGAGCTGGGTTCCAAGGTAAAGGCCGGCAGCGAAGTTGATCTAATACTTTCTACAGGCATGGTGACCGTTCCGGTCGTGACCGAGATGAGCCGCAAGGAAGCTGAAGAAAAGCTTGGCGCTGAAGACATCGGGCTGGAAGCTCAGTTCGATGAGGTCGTAACCGCTGACTATGCGGAAGGCACTTTGTTCAAGCAGTCACCTGCAGCCAGGGACGATGTCCCCCAGGGCAGCTTAGTGAAGATTTCGGTGGCTAAGGCTCCAGAGCCAGAGCCAGAGCCAACCGAAGAATCATCGCCGCCCGAGAGCGAATCCCCGGACTCGGAAGAATCCGATGATTCGACCGACGAATCTTCACCTAGCGGCGAAGATTCGCCA